In one window of Comamonas testosteroni DNA:
- the gshA gene encoding glutamate--cysteine ligase, with the protein MKTSQAAVNMPTAERLLGIRRGIEKEGLRALATGSLALTPHPAELGSALTHPHITTDYSESQLELITGARLGVEECLDELTEVHQFVLRNLSESGELMWNSSMPCRLPTDETIPLGRYGSSHSGRSKSVYRMGLGHRYGRRMQTISGIHYNWSLPRVSSDQYFALIRNFRRNAFVLLYLYGASPALCPCFVEGREHRLQPLGEGRHALYLPYATSLRMGRLGYQSDAQSSINVSYNGLDGYADSLHEALTRPYPAYEQLGVRNPGGDYNQLGTGLLQIENEFYGTIRPKRTVKSGERPLHALRERGVEYVEVRLMDIDPYETVGIAAATMRMIDVFLLHCLHSDSPDDTPQEIADLKHNQHLAAEQGREPGLKLVRNGQQVLLTDWAQDVLEQCRPYAQALDAAHGTSDYGAALDQALARVQDAQSTPSAHVLKELTDAYDNRFIDFMTMQSAKARDALLAMPWTAEQQARYEQMSQESVTAQQSIEAADTMTFEEWRQRYMDPASLR; encoded by the coding sequence ATGAAGACATCGCAGGCCGCCGTGAATATGCCCACTGCCGAGAGGCTGCTGGGCATTCGTCGCGGCATCGAGAAAGAGGGGCTGCGGGCATTGGCTACAGGCTCGCTGGCCCTGACGCCGCACCCGGCGGAACTGGGCTCGGCTCTCACGCACCCACACATCACCACCGATTACAGCGAGTCCCAGCTGGAACTCATCACCGGCGCGCGCCTGGGGGTGGAGGAATGCCTGGACGAGCTGACCGAAGTCCATCAGTTCGTGCTGCGCAACCTCAGCGAAAGCGGCGAGCTGATGTGGAACTCCAGCATGCCCTGCCGCCTGCCCACGGACGAGACGATTCCGTTGGGCCGCTATGGCAGTTCGCACTCGGGCCGTTCCAAGAGTGTGTACCGCATGGGTCTGGGCCACCGCTATGGCCGCCGCATGCAGACCATCTCGGGGATTCATTACAACTGGTCGCTGCCCCGAGTGAGCAGTGACCAGTACTTTGCGCTGATCCGTAACTTCCGCCGCAACGCCTTCGTGCTGCTGTATCTGTATGGCGCTTCTCCCGCGCTGTGTCCCTGCTTTGTGGAAGGGCGTGAGCATCGCCTGCAACCGCTGGGCGAGGGCAGGCATGCGCTGTACCTGCCCTATGCCACATCGTTGCGCATGGGACGCCTGGGCTATCAGAGCGATGCGCAGTCCAGCATCAATGTCAGCTACAACGGACTCGACGGCTATGCGGACTCGCTGCATGAGGCGCTGACCCGTCCTTACCCGGCCTACGAGCAACTGGGCGTGAGGAACCCCGGTGGCGACTACAACCAGCTGGGCACGGGCCTGCTGCAGATCGAGAACGAGTTCTACGGCACCATCCGCCCCAAGCGCACCGTCAAGAGTGGTGAGCGCCCGCTTCATGCGCTGCGCGAACGCGGTGTGGAGTATGTGGAAGTGCGGCTCATGGACATCGATCCCTATGAAACCGTGGGCATTGCCGCAGCCACCATGCGCATGATCGACGTCTTCCTGCTGCACTGCCTGCACAGCGATAGCCCCGATGACACGCCTCAGGAAATTGCCGACCTCAAGCACAACCAGCATCTGGCCGCAGAGCAGGGCCGCGAGCCGGGCCTGAAGCTGGTGCGCAACGGCCAGCAGGTGCTGCTGACCGACTGGGCGCAGGATGTGCTGGAGCAGTGCCGCCCGTATGCCCAGGCATTGGACGCCGCTCACGGCACAAGCGACTACGGCGCTGCGCTGGATCAGGCTCTGGCCCGCGTGCAGGATGCGCAGTCCACGCCCTCGGCCCATGTGCTCAAGGAACTCACCGACGCCTATGACAATCGTTTCATCGACTTCATGACCATGCAGTCCGCCAAGGCCCGCGATGCCTTGCTGGCCATGCCCTGGACGGCCGAGCAGCAGGCGCGCTACGAGCAGATGAGCCAGGAGTCGGTGACCGCGCAGCAATCCATCGAGGCTGCCGACACCATGACGTTCGAAGAATGGCGCCAGCGCTATATGGACCCGGCCAGCCTGCGCTGA
- a CDS encoding methyl-accepting chemotaxis protein — MLLKKFQNLSVARKMWALFLGLLLCNVLVAGGLFSYLQNVEQRVSAAVQATDKRINLALRWQALTLQSVEAALASVLSSEEHLIAQLSQKARGLMQQAGGLQQQVQADAQSEVDRSGLARVEQERKAVLDIYEQAYQARDLGKAWEAQKLVDEQLIPASRRYVQAQDAFIEAQQQQRLEAEQHGREQTAIAKRMAMGVGLFMGLVGALLSLATIRSITTPLSEAVQLAQTIAAGDLSYAPLATGRSDELGRLMQSLALMTRQLRGLVGEVQGGVEAVAAASSQMAQDNSDLSDRTAHAAEQLKATVSSIDNMVTLVTHSADSARHADQSARSAAEAAASGGSVVQEVVRNMEHMAQSSQQVAAIVGVIDGIAFQTNILALNAAVEAARAGTQGRGFAVVAAEVRELAQRSAEAAKQIRQLMEHSTKQMKSGQTLALQAGQRMEHIVRDVRTVSGLIASITEAAQAQNQGIAQISEAVQALDHMTSQNAGLVAESSAAARELFHQAQRLEAGAGRFRIDYQALDNEIAEIADIEVDVMEKEVHVPRLAALEAEMA, encoded by the coding sequence ATGTTGTTGAAGAAATTCCAGAATCTTTCAGTGGCTCGCAAGATGTGGGCCTTGTTCCTGGGGCTGTTGCTGTGCAATGTGCTGGTGGCGGGCGGCTTGTTCAGCTATCTGCAGAATGTGGAGCAGCGGGTCAGCGCTGCTGTTCAGGCCACGGACAAGCGCATCAATCTTGCGCTGCGCTGGCAGGCGCTGACGCTGCAGAGCGTGGAGGCTGCGCTGGCCAGCGTGCTCTCCTCGGAAGAGCATCTGATTGCTCAGCTCTCGCAGAAAGCGCGTGGGCTGATGCAACAGGCCGGTGGTCTGCAGCAACAGGTGCAGGCCGATGCGCAGAGCGAAGTCGATCGCAGCGGCCTGGCCAGGGTGGAGCAGGAACGCAAGGCAGTGCTCGATATCTACGAGCAGGCCTATCAGGCCCGTGATCTGGGCAAGGCCTGGGAGGCGCAGAAGCTGGTAGACGAACAACTGATCCCCGCTTCCAGGCGCTATGTCCAGGCGCAGGATGCCTTTATCGAGGCCCAGCAGCAGCAGCGCCTGGAGGCCGAGCAGCATGGCCGCGAGCAAACCGCCATCGCCAAGCGCATGGCCATGGGTGTGGGCCTGTTCATGGGTCTGGTGGGGGCATTGCTGTCGCTGGCGACGATTCGCTCCATCACCACGCCCTTGAGCGAGGCCGTGCAGCTTGCGCAGACCATTGCGGCGGGCGATCTCAGCTATGCACCGCTGGCGACGGGGCGCAGCGACGAGCTGGGTCGGCTCATGCAGTCGCTGGCGCTGATGACGCGCCAGCTGCGCGGCCTGGTGGGTGAGGTGCAGGGCGGAGTGGAGGCCGTGGCCGCCGCATCCAGCCAGATGGCGCAGGACAACAGCGATCTCTCCGATCGCACGGCCCATGCGGCAGAGCAGCTCAAGGCCACGGTCAGCAGCATAGATAACATGGTCACCCTGGTCACCCATTCGGCCGACAGTGCGCGCCATGCCGACCAGAGCGCGCGCAGCGCCGCCGAGGCTGCGGCCAGCGGCGGCAGCGTGGTGCAGGAGGTGGTTCGCAATATGGAGCACATGGCGCAAAGCAGCCAGCAGGTGGCGGCCATTGTGGGGGTGATTGACGGCATTGCCTTCCAGACCAATATCCTGGCGCTGAATGCCGCCGTGGAAGCGGCGCGGGCAGGCACTCAGGGCCGTGGCTTTGCCGTGGTGGCGGCCGAGGTGCGCGAGCTGGCCCAGCGCAGCGCCGAAGCGGCCAAGCAGATCCGCCAGCTCATGGAGCATTCCACCAAGCAGATGAAGTCGGGACAGACATTGGCGCTGCAGGCCGGCCAGCGCATGGAGCATATCGTGCGCGATGTGCGCACGGTCAGCGGCCTGATCGCGTCGATCACCGAAGCTGCACAGGCGCAGAACCAGGGTATCGCCCAGATCAGTGAGGCGGTGCAGGCGCTTGACCACATGACCAGCCAGAACGCTGGTCTGGTGGCTGAGTCCAGCGCGGCAGCGCGCGAGCTATTTCATCAGGCGCAAAGGCTGGAGGCAGGGGCGGGGCGCTTCCGTATCGACTATCAAGCGCTGGATAACGAGATCGCCGAGATCGCCGATATCGAGGTAGATGTCATGGAAAAAGAAGTCCATGTGCCTCGCCTGGCTGCGCTGGAAGCCGAAATGGCATGA
- a CDS encoding oxidoreductase-like domain-containing protein, whose protein sequence is MSDTALLQPLTQARSQIALWQQRAAAVAVKLRQPPPEPTSCCGRGCNGCVWEGYYGALTFWLEDAAQVLTEA, encoded by the coding sequence ATGAGCGACACAGCCCTGCTGCAGCCGCTGACCCAGGCGCGCAGCCAGATTGCGCTATGGCAGCAGCGCGCCGCAGCAGTGGCGGTGAAGCTGCGCCAGCCGCCGCCCGAGCCCACGAGTTGCTGCGGGCGCGGCTGCAACGGCTGCGTCTGGGAAGGTTATTACGGTGCGCTGACTTTTTGGCTGGAGGATGCGGCCCAAGTCCTGACCGAGGCCTGA
- the ylqF gene encoding ribosome biogenesis GTPase YlqF, whose product MAIQWFPGHMHLTRQAITERVKEIDVVIEVLDARLPGSSANPLLQEMTGHKPRLKILNKQDMADPVQTKAWMDWYNAQSETRAIALDASEPAPTKRLIEQCKLLAPSRGGLAKPMRVLICGVPNVGKSTLINSMSGKTQAKTGNEAGVTKLEQRIVLADDFYLWDTPGMLWPRIIVEKSGYNLAASGAVGRNAYDEDLVALELLLYLQKHYAPMLEARYKLGISAEEIAALHDDELLTLIGKKRGAVMSGGRVNLQKAAELVLTDFRDVSIGRITLETPAEFEAWLAEGQQKDAERQARKDAQTKARRSARRQQQR is encoded by the coding sequence ATGGCCATCCAATGGTTTCCCGGTCACATGCATCTGACGCGTCAGGCCATCACGGAGCGCGTCAAGGAAATCGATGTGGTCATCGAGGTTCTGGATGCGCGCTTGCCTGGCTCCAGTGCCAACCCCTTGCTGCAGGAGATGACGGGCCACAAGCCGCGCCTGAAGATACTCAACAAGCAGGATATGGCCGATCCGGTACAGACCAAGGCCTGGATGGACTGGTACAACGCCCAGAGCGAGACGCGCGCCATTGCGCTGGATGCCTCGGAGCCAGCTCCCACCAAGCGCCTGATCGAGCAGTGCAAGCTGCTGGCGCCCTCGCGCGGCGGTCTGGCCAAGCCCATGCGCGTGCTGATCTGCGGCGTGCCCAATGTGGGCAAGTCCACGCTGATCAACTCCATGAGCGGCAAGACCCAGGCCAAGACCGGTAATGAGGCCGGTGTGACCAAGCTGGAGCAGCGCATCGTGCTGGCTGATGACTTCTATCTCTGGGACACGCCCGGCATGCTGTGGCCGCGCATCATCGTGGAGAAAAGCGGCTACAACCTGGCAGCCAGCGGTGCCGTGGGGCGCAATGCCTATGACGAAGACCTGGTGGCGCTGGAGCTGCTTTTGTATCTGCAAAAGCACTACGCTCCCATGCTGGAGGCGCGCTACAAGCTGGGCATCTCGGCCGAGGAGATCGCAGCATTGCACGATGACGAGCTGCTGACGCTGATCGGCAAAAAGCGTGGTGCCGTGATGAGCGGCGGCCGCGTGAACCTGCAAAAGGCTGCCGAGCTGGTGCTGACCGACTTCCGTGATGTGAGCATAGGCCGCATCACGCTGGAGACTCCGGCCGAATTCGAGGCCTGGCTTGCCGAGGGCCAGCAAAAGGATGCGGAGCGCCAGGCCAGGAAGGACGCCCAGACCAAAGCGCGCCGAAGCGCGCGGCGCCAGCAGCAGCGTTAG
- a CDS encoding GGDEF domain-containing phosphodiesterase, translating into MQRHFVEARYRLPMRRMVWLGCLWMWLLGAAMSLVWLLTPAMDDWDLALSGGVMLLSLLCMGLAKARQWVWAVSCFVWGNWLLSLLWVWHMGGLYGPGVMAFPAWLAVALWVQGTRAALTMLGLSSIVVAALWWLAPHIGTPFATLSAAEHLLAMMHLLGMMMLVLIICLQARASLGRRVQKSQEMLAALEASQNELRKFYRAVEQNPESIVITDPELKVIYVNEAFLLRSGYAREQVLGQSTELVSTMGMDRSHRQRALKQLAKGGLWRGEMTNRTSKGEALRESVLVTPIRTPQGEVVNYVELKRDLSERVLAERRIHDLVYLDSLTGLPNRHSLTLHLRELALVRQDASHGLLLLDVDRFSVFNDVHGMQHSDELVQAIGARLVEVLPDDAWIARIAAAEFAIVFDSLHKHAQGVEEQLQQYALTLKKALQKPFSLDSWVETEFVSCCIGGAVLEPAIRGGNSHDVLRFASVALHEAKQGGPGSVVLFEPRMAQDVYRRVRIARDLYHGISDGELRLYLQSQTDARGRCVGAEALVRWQHPEWGLLSPGEFIPVAEESELIVRLGDWVLRQGCMLLARPAMAERGLRLSVNVSAQQFAHDDFMATLDKVLRETGANSRQLTLEITEGTLLRDLDQARRRMLALRGLGIEISLDDFGTGYSSMYSLQHLPIQELKIDRSFVSGSHRSEKDAALVEAMLLVARRLQLRVVAEGVELSEQALQLTQWNPDIVLQGMLLGMPMPQQRWLVEVLGEPDAAAKI; encoded by the coding sequence ATGCAGCGTCATTTCGTCGAGGCCAGATACCGGTTGCCCATGCGCCGCATGGTGTGGCTGGGCTGTCTCTGGATGTGGCTCCTGGGCGCCGCGATGAGTCTGGTCTGGTTGCTGACACCGGCGATGGACGACTGGGATCTGGCGCTGTCCGGCGGCGTCATGCTGCTTTCGCTGCTGTGCATGGGCCTGGCCAAGGCCAGGCAGTGGGTCTGGGCCGTGTCCTGCTTTGTCTGGGGCAACTGGCTGTTGAGCTTGCTCTGGGTCTGGCACATGGGAGGGCTCTATGGGCCGGGCGTGATGGCATTTCCTGCCTGGTTGGCTGTTGCGCTCTGGGTGCAGGGCACGCGTGCCGCCCTGACGATGCTGGGGCTGTCCTCCATCGTCGTTGCCGCCCTATGGTGGCTGGCTCCTCATATCGGCACTCCGTTTGCGACTCTATCGGCAGCCGAGCATCTGCTGGCGATGATGCATTTGCTGGGCATGATGATGCTGGTGCTCATCATTTGCTTGCAGGCAAGAGCCAGCCTGGGGCGGCGCGTGCAGAAAAGCCAGGAGATGCTGGCCGCACTGGAGGCCAGCCAGAACGAGTTGCGCAAGTTCTATCGGGCGGTCGAGCAGAACCCCGAGAGCATCGTCATCACCGATCCCGAGCTGAAGGTCATCTATGTCAACGAGGCCTTTCTGCTGCGCTCGGGCTATGCGCGTGAGCAGGTGCTCGGCCAGTCTACCGAACTGGTATCCACCATGGGCATGGACCGCAGTCATCGCCAGCGCGCGCTCAAGCAACTGGCCAAGGGAGGGCTATGGCGTGGCGAGATGACCAATCGCACGAGCAAGGGTGAGGCCTTGCGGGAGTCTGTGCTGGTGACACCGATTCGCACTCCTCAAGGAGAGGTCGTCAATTATGTGGAGCTCAAGCGCGATCTCTCCGAGCGCGTTCTGGCCGAGCGCCGTATCCACGATCTGGTCTACCTGGACTCACTCACAGGGCTGCCCAACCGCCATTCGCTGACCTTGCATCTGCGCGAACTGGCCCTGGTTCGGCAGGATGCCAGCCATGGCTTGCTGCTGCTGGATGTAGATCGCTTTTCCGTCTTCAACGATGTGCATGGCATGCAGCACAGCGACGAGTTGGTGCAGGCCATAGGGGCCAGACTGGTCGAGGTGCTGCCTGACGATGCCTGGATTGCGCGTATCGCGGCTGCGGAGTTTGCTATCGTCTTCGATAGCCTGCACAAGCATGCCCAGGGTGTGGAGGAGCAGCTGCAGCAGTACGCGCTGACCTTGAAGAAGGCCTTGCAAAAGCCGTTTTCCCTCGACAGCTGGGTGGAAACCGAGTTTGTCAGCTGTTGCATCGGTGGCGCGGTGCTGGAGCCGGCCATCAGAGGCGGCAACAGCCATGACGTGCTGCGCTTTGCCAGCGTGGCCTTGCATGAGGCCAAGCAGGGCGGTCCGGGCAGTGTGGTGCTGTTTGAGCCGCGCATGGCCCAGGATGTGTATCGGCGCGTGCGCATTGCCAGGGATTTGTACCATGGCATCTCCGACGGGGAGCTGCGTCTGTATCTGCAGAGCCAGACCGATGCGCGCGGTCGCTGTGTGGGTGCCGAGGCACTGGTGCGATGGCAGCACCCCGAATGGGGGCTGCTCAGCCCGGGAGAGTTCATTCCGGTGGCCGAGGAGTCCGAGCTCATTGTGCGTCTGGGCGATTGGGTGCTGCGTCAGGGCTGCATGCTGTTGGCCAGACCGGCCATGGCAGAGCGCGGATTGCGCCTGTCGGTCAACGTCAGCGCCCAGCAATTTGCGCATGACGACTTCATGGCCACGCTGGACAAGGTCTTGAGGGAAACCGGTGCCAATTCGCGCCAGCTGACACTGGAGATCACCGAAGGCACCTTGCTGCGGGATCTGGATCAGGCGCGTCGGCGCATGCTGGCACTGCGCGGCCTGGGCATAGAGATTTCTCTCGATGACTTCGGAACCGGCTACTCCAGCATGTACAGCCTGCAGCACCTGCCGATTCAGGAACTCAAGATCGACAGAAGCTTTGTCAGCGGCAGTCATCGTTCCGAAAAAGATGCGGCTCTGGTGGAGGCCATGCTGCTGGTGGCGCGCCGCTTGCAACTGCGCGTGGTGGCCGAAGGCGTGGAGCTGTCCGAGCAGGCGCTGCAGTTGACGCAGTGGAACCCGGATATCGTGCTGCAGGGCATGCTGCTCGGCATGCCCATGCCGCAGCAGCGTTGGCTGGTCGAGGTATTGGGCGAGCCCGATGCCGCCGCCAAGATATGA
- a CDS encoding M20 aminoacylase family protein, whose amino-acid sequence MRSTPDITPHLGTLLSFRRDLHANPELKYEEHRTSDKVAAYLTALGLTVHRGLGQTGVVASIYGKGRSKDNPGRSIGIRADMDALPVTEINTFGHISQNKGRMHACGHDGHTTMLLGAATTLAQQPDFDGTVHLIFQPAEEGGAGAKAMMDDGLFDKFPCEAVFALHNWPSLPAGQMAVRVGPIMASTLRFQIRVHGKGGHAAMPHTTLDPIPVACAIVSQLQTLVSRSTDPLDSAVLTVGKITSGTVENIIPDDAIIAGTVRTLKKETREMFVEGLKRISSHVAAAHLCTAEFTLRPGSYPNTTNHAREAKFMAAVMREVVGNDNAFDDVLPAMTSEDFGFMLEAVPGAYGWIGNAKGDQPGVSLHNPAYDFNDDNIGRGSRFWDLLARRYFEQPAA is encoded by the coding sequence ATGCGATCTACACCCGATATCACTCCTCACCTCGGTACGCTGCTCAGTTTTCGCCGCGACCTGCACGCCAATCCTGAGCTCAAATACGAAGAGCACCGCACCAGCGACAAGGTAGCCGCATATCTCACGGCCCTGGGCCTGACCGTGCATCGTGGCCTGGGCCAGACTGGCGTTGTCGCCAGCATCTATGGCAAGGGCCGCAGCAAGGACAACCCCGGCCGCAGCATCGGCATCCGCGCCGACATGGATGCCCTGCCGGTCACGGAAATCAACACCTTCGGGCACATCAGCCAAAACAAGGGCCGCATGCATGCCTGCGGCCACGACGGCCACACCACCATGCTGCTGGGCGCTGCCACCACCTTGGCTCAGCAGCCCGACTTTGACGGCACCGTACACCTGATCTTCCAGCCAGCCGAAGAAGGCGGCGCTGGCGCCAAGGCCATGATGGACGATGGCCTGTTCGACAAATTCCCCTGCGAAGCTGTGTTTGCGCTGCACAACTGGCCATCGCTGCCGGCAGGTCAAATGGCGGTGCGCGTAGGCCCCATCATGGCCTCCACCCTGCGCTTTCAGATCAGAGTCCACGGCAAGGGCGGCCATGCGGCCATGCCCCACACCACGCTGGACCCGATTCCCGTGGCCTGCGCCATCGTCAGCCAGTTGCAGACCCTGGTCTCGCGCAGCACCGATCCGCTGGACTCGGCAGTGCTCACAGTGGGCAAGATCACCAGCGGCACCGTGGAAAACATCATTCCCGATGACGCCATCATCGCCGGCACCGTGCGCACCCTGAAGAAGGAAACGCGCGAGATGTTTGTTGAAGGCCTCAAGCGCATCAGCAGCCATGTGGCAGCCGCCCATCTGTGCACGGCCGAGTTCACGCTGCGCCCCGGCTCCTACCCCAACACCACCAACCACGCCCGCGAAGCCAAGTTCATGGCCGCCGTGATGCGTGAAGTGGTCGGTAATGACAACGCCTTTGACGATGTGCTGCCCGCCATGACCTCCGAAGACTTCGGCTTCATGCTGGAGGCCGTCCCCGGCGCCTATGGCTGGATTGGCAATGCCAAGGGAGACCAGCCCGGCGTGAGCCTGCACAATCCGGCCTACGACTTCAACGATGACAACATCGGTCGCGGCTCCAGGTTCTGGGATCTGCTGGCACGTCGCTATTTTGAGCAGCCTGCCGCCTGA
- a CDS encoding DHH family phosphoesterase, protein MTAQNAKISLFQQLLVRPDRNDPNPLILYHGRRCPDGFGAALAAWLFYEGQAEFRGLDHGEIQTADDLGELAGRAVYVLDFAFEPTLMAEIESRVAKLVVLDHHKSAAEKLSGYQCQCGVVHFDMSKSGARLAWEFFQADKPVPGLIRYIEDRDIWKWEFPESAAFLAALDMEPVRSFERWAEIAAFTPEQETVYMARGGAMDEKFQKLCADIADGAQVLVFNGRQGLMVNCPGMFHSQVGDLLARQSGSFALMWHANHKGTKVGLRSRSDFNCIPLAESFGGGGHAQACGFKMGNERLVELLQGELKADPEAQYDFLAAPSLQFDEEGKWIRATPKSA, encoded by the coding sequence ATGACCGCACAGAACGCCAAAATTTCCCTGTTCCAGCAGTTGCTGGTGCGCCCCGATCGCAACGATCCCAACCCCCTCATCCTCTACCATGGCCGTCGCTGCCCCGACGGCTTCGGCGCGGCGCTGGCGGCCTGGCTGTTCTATGAAGGTCAGGCCGAGTTTCGCGGTCTGGATCACGGCGAGATTCAGACGGCCGATGACTTGGGCGAGCTGGCTGGTCGCGCCGTCTATGTGCTGGACTTTGCCTTCGAGCCCACGCTGATGGCCGAGATCGAGTCGCGCGTGGCCAAGCTCGTGGTGCTGGACCATCACAAGAGCGCGGCCGAGAAACTCAGCGGCTACCAATGCCAATGCGGCGTGGTGCATTTCGATATGAGCAAGTCCGGCGCGCGTCTGGCCTGGGAGTTTTTCCAGGCCGACAAGCCCGTGCCCGGTCTGATTCGCTACATCGAGGACCGCGATATCTGGAAATGGGAATTCCCCGAAAGCGCGGCGTTTCTCGCGGCTCTGGATATGGAGCCCGTGCGCAGCTTTGAGCGCTGGGCCGAGATTGCGGCCTTCACGCCCGAGCAGGAAACCGTCTACATGGCCCGTGGCGGCGCCATGGACGAGAAATTCCAGAAGCTTTGTGCCGATATTGCCGACGGCGCCCAGGTGCTGGTCTTCAACGGCAGGCAGGGCCTGATGGTCAACTGCCCGGGCATGTTCCACAGCCAGGTGGGTGACTTGCTGGCACGCCAGAGCGGCAGCTTTGCCCTGATGTGGCATGCCAATCACAAGGGCACCAAGGTGGGCCTGCGCTCGCGCTCGGACTTCAACTGCATTCCTCTGGCCGAGAGCTTTGGAGGCGGCGGTCACGCCCAGGCCTGTGGCTTCAAGATGGGCAACGAGCGTCTGGTGGAGTTGCTGCAGGGCGAGCTCAAGGCCGACCCCGAAGCGCAGTACGATTTCCTGGCCGCACCTAGCCTGCAGTTCGACGAAGAGGGCAAGTGGATTCGCGCCACGCCCAAGTCTGCGTAA